The following are encoded in a window of Chthoniobacterales bacterium genomic DNA:
- the holA gene encoding DNA polymerase III subunit delta has product MPKAKAKTAGSESNVHAIVGTDESEVKRVAAELAAKLTPPEAGEFGLEVIDACADNVDQAVAKIRLAVEALQTLPFFGGSKLVWFKNANCLADSVIGRSASVLGALEELAELIDAGLPQDVTLLISATETDKRRSFYKTLGKRAEVQVIDRLDSSRSGWEEEATEVVGRKAKARKLQFDEEALDLFVLLTGGDTRQIENELEKIDLFLGKERRVSVEQVRELVPLSRAGVIFELGNALAACDLGRALMLVKRLLDQGESAIGILLVAILPTIRNLLLAKDLMERYRIPRPHAPFTFISALNRLPADATEHLPRKKDGSINGYALGIAAQQAHRFQTEKLIAGLEACLEANLRLVSSQLDHELILTEIVVKLLAC; this is encoded by the coding sequence ATGCCGAAAGCCAAGGCCAAGACAGCCGGGTCCGAATCGAACGTCCATGCAATCGTCGGCACCGACGAAAGCGAGGTGAAACGCGTCGCGGCGGAGTTGGCGGCGAAACTGACGCCGCCGGAGGCTGGAGAATTTGGGTTGGAAGTGATCGACGCCTGCGCCGACAACGTCGACCAAGCCGTAGCGAAGATCCGGCTCGCAGTCGAGGCGTTGCAAACCCTGCCGTTTTTCGGCGGATCCAAGCTGGTCTGGTTCAAGAACGCGAATTGCCTCGCAGACAGCGTCATCGGCCGGTCCGCGTCGGTGCTGGGCGCGCTAGAGGAGCTGGCGGAACTGATCGACGCCGGTCTTCCGCAGGACGTCACGCTGTTGATCAGCGCGACCGAGACCGACAAACGGCGCTCCTTTTACAAAACGCTCGGCAAACGCGCCGAGGTGCAGGTGATCGATCGCCTCGATTCCTCGCGTTCCGGCTGGGAAGAGGAAGCGACCGAGGTGGTCGGGCGAAAAGCGAAAGCGCGGAAGCTTCAGTTCGATGAGGAGGCGCTCGATCTTTTCGTGCTCCTGACCGGCGGCGACACGCGGCAAATCGAAAATGAGTTGGAGAAGATCGACCTTTTCCTGGGCAAAGAACGGCGGGTGAGCGTTGAGCAGGTGCGGGAACTGGTGCCCCTCTCGCGCGCGGGCGTGATTTTCGAGCTGGGAAATGCGCTGGCGGCCTGCGACCTGGGACGTGCCCTGATGCTCGTAAAGCGCCTGCTCGACCAGGGCGAAAGCGCCATTGGCATTCTCCTCGTCGCGATCCTGCCCACCATCCGGAATCTGCTCCTGGCCAAAGATTTGATGGAACGTTATCGGATTCCGCGTCCGCACGCGCCGTTTACCTTTATCTCCGCCCTGAATCGCCTGCCTGCCGACGCGACGGAACATTTGCCTCGAAAAAAAGATGGCTCGATCAACGGGTATGCGCTCGGGATTGCCGCGCAACAGGCGCACCGGTTTCAGACCGAGAAGCTCATTGCCGGTCTCGAGGCTTGTTTGGAAGCAAACCTGCGCCTGGTCAGCAGCCAGCTCGATCACGAACTGATCCTGACGGAGATTGTGGTCAAGCTATTGGCGTGCTGA
- the aroB gene encoding 3-dehydroquinate synthase: MNSIKVRAGEQGYDVVVGPNLLGQAGDLISQKLRGPACAIISDDKVAGLFAEKVRQSLTSAGFQAALFTVPPGEESKAMTGAEAICGRMLEAGLDRTSFIVALGGGMVGDLAGFVAAIYHRGIPCVQIPTTLLAQVDSSIGGKTAVNTIAGKNLIGAWHQPALVISDVDALATLPPRELRQGFAEIIKHAVIRDAEMFATLPRFDRTDWEPLIRRNVEIKAAIVAADERETTGERALLNFGHTVGHAIERAGEYRDFLHGEAISLGMVAACEISMRKAGLSDAERAQVVRTLETFELPTRLPPDFPRKKILSALRFDKKFAAGQIRFVLLSRIGSAHLATNVTAADIEAAVALL, from the coding sequence GTGAATTCGATCAAAGTGCGAGCCGGAGAGCAGGGGTATGACGTCGTCGTCGGCCCGAATCTTCTTGGGCAAGCAGGGGATTTGATCTCTCAAAAACTACGAGGGCCGGCCTGCGCGATTATTTCGGATGATAAGGTCGCTGGGCTTTTCGCGGAGAAGGTCCGGCAAAGTCTCACCAGCGCCGGGTTCCAGGCCGCATTGTTTACGGTCCCGCCTGGCGAAGAATCAAAGGCGATGACCGGGGCGGAAGCAATCTGCGGCCGGATGTTGGAAGCCGGGTTGGACCGGACCTCGTTCATCGTGGCACTCGGCGGCGGAATGGTGGGCGATCTGGCGGGATTCGTGGCCGCGATTTATCACCGCGGAATTCCATGCGTGCAAATACCGACAACGCTCCTTGCCCAGGTGGATAGCTCCATCGGTGGAAAAACCGCCGTGAATACGATCGCCGGGAAAAACCTGATCGGCGCGTGGCATCAGCCGGCGCTGGTCATTTCCGACGTCGATGCGCTGGCGACGTTGCCGCCGCGCGAATTGCGCCAGGGCTTTGCCGAAATCATCAAGCACGCCGTCATTCGCGACGCGGAAATGTTCGCGACGTTGCCACGATTCGACCGGACGGATTGGGAGCCGCTTATTCGCCGGAATGTCGAAATCAAAGCGGCCATCGTTGCTGCCGACGAACGCGAGACGACCGGCGAGCGCGCCCTGTTGAATTTCGGTCACACCGTGGGGCATGCCATCGAGCGGGCAGGGGAGTATCGGGATTTCCTTCATGGTGAAGCGATCAGTCTCGGAATGGTCGCGGCCTGTGAAATCTCGATGCGGAAAGCAGGGCTGAGCGACGCCGAGCGGGCTCAGGTCGTGAGGACCTTGGAAACGTTCGAGCTGCCGACGCGGTTGCCCCCCGATTTTCCGAGAAAAAAAATCCTAAGCGCGCTTCGATTCGACAAAAAGTTCGCGGCTGGCCAAATCCGGTTTGTTCTCTTGTCGAGAATTGGCTCAGCCCACCTGGCCACAAACGTGACCGCGGCCGACATCGAAGCAGCCGTCGCCCTTCTTTGA
- a CDS encoding TIGR00282 family metallophosphoesterase produces the protein MLTILFLGDVVGEPGRNAVIGQLARLKESFAVDFIVVNGENAAGGRGITPKITIDLLRAGVSVITTGDHIWDQKEILSFIDTEPRLLRPVNYPPGAPGNGSIVLETAKGKVGVISVQMRTFMQPILENPFPAVQAAVEALREQTPVIFVDAHGETTSEKIAIGRFLDGKVSAVIGTHTHVQTADEQIFPGGTAFLCDAGMCGPVNSILGRTVEPIVNRFISNLPVIFPVAKGDVRLCGALVQVDEMTGRALSIARVNELISVTASEPPGEAKPPD, from the coding sequence ATGCTGACGATTCTTTTTCTGGGCGACGTGGTGGGCGAGCCGGGCCGGAACGCCGTCATCGGCCAGTTGGCGCGCCTGAAGGAATCGTTTGCGGTGGATTTCATTGTCGTGAACGGCGAGAACGCCGCCGGCGGCCGCGGCATCACCCCGAAGATTACCATCGATTTGTTGCGGGCGGGCGTCTCGGTTATCACGACGGGCGATCACATCTGGGATCAAAAGGAGATTCTTTCCTTTATCGATACCGAGCCCCGTTTGCTGCGCCCGGTAAACTATCCACCCGGCGCTCCGGGGAACGGCTCGATCGTGCTCGAGACGGCGAAAGGAAAAGTCGGGGTGATCAGTGTGCAAATGCGGACGTTCATGCAGCCAATCCTGGAGAACCCATTTCCCGCCGTCCAGGCAGCGGTTGAGGCCTTGCGCGAGCAGACTCCGGTGATCTTTGTCGATGCTCACGGGGAAACCACCAGCGAGAAGATCGCCATTGGCCGTTTTCTGGACGGCAAGGTCTCGGCCGTGATCGGCACCCACACCCATGTCCAGACGGCCGACGAACAAATCTTCCCGGGCGGGACCGCGTTTCTTTGTGATGCGGGAATGTGCGGTCCGGTGAACTCGATCCTGGGCCGAACCGTCGAGCCGATTGTGAACCGTTTCATTTCCAACCTACCGGTGATATTTCCGGTCGCGAAAGGCGATGTCCGCCTTTGCGGCGCGCTCGTGCAAGTGGATGAAATGACTGGACGCGCGCTTTCGATCGCGCGCGTAAACGAATTGATTTCCGTGACCGCCTCCGAGCCGCCGGGGGAAGCAAAGCCGCCAGATTAA
- a CDS encoding acyltransferase — translation MTFLDRAGSPRNSFDFLRFVFATAVVVSHSFALLTGTEKDEPIARLTNGALTFGALALAGFFALSGYLVTHSWLRSRGVFDYLRKRVLRIYPGFIGVILVGALVIGPLAALDLRAYFAQLHFGTLIGQALILHEPSQPGVFHDIPFPQVFNGSLWTIKWEFCCYLLVPILAAFGLFRRRIGTTLVFLAFLIAFAAFAYGNILSVPRSVVVFGGPAYGWLRCGAYFLGGMTFYLWRDRIPARFSWCIAAMIALLVFQRWIDLALMITGPYLLFYGGYTRNAFLSQWSRPGDFSYGLYLYAWPVQQLTVQWFGPSLTVATFFLLAFFEIALFAVFSWFVIERPFLRLKYGRNALAHPSGPVLTN, via the coding sequence ATGACTTTCCTAGACCGAGCGGGCAGCCCGCGAAATTCTTTCGATTTCCTGCGCTTCGTTTTCGCGACCGCGGTCGTTGTCAGCCATAGCTTCGCGCTCCTCACCGGGACCGAAAAAGACGAGCCGATCGCACGGTTAACGAACGGCGCGCTCACCTTCGGCGCCCTCGCCCTGGCCGGGTTTTTCGCGTTGAGCGGCTACCTGGTGACACACAGCTGGCTGCGATCGCGCGGAGTATTCGATTATTTGCGTAAGCGTGTTCTCCGAATTTATCCGGGGTTCATCGGCGTGATCCTGGTCGGCGCGCTCGTGATTGGACCGCTCGCGGCCCTCGATCTCAGGGCGTATTTCGCCCAATTGCATTTCGGAACGCTGATCGGCCAGGCCCTGATCCTCCACGAACCGTCGCAACCCGGAGTCTTTCACGACATTCCGTTCCCGCAGGTCTTCAACGGCTCGCTTTGGACCATCAAATGGGAATTCTGCTGTTACCTGCTGGTGCCAATTCTGGCCGCGTTTGGATTGTTCCGCCGGAGAATCGGAACGACGCTGGTTTTCCTCGCCTTCCTGATCGCGTTCGCAGCTTTTGCTTACGGCAACATTTTGTCCGTGCCGCGCTCGGTCGTGGTCTTTGGCGGTCCGGCCTACGGCTGGCTCCGTTGCGGCGCCTATTTCCTTGGAGGAATGACCTTCTATTTGTGGCGCGACAGAATTCCGGCCCGCTTTTCCTGGTGCATCGCCGCGATGATCGCTTTGCTGGTCTTTCAACGCTGGATCGACCTCGCGCTCATGATAACTGGGCCGTATCTGCTTTTCTATGGCGGCTACACGCGGAACGCCTTTCTCTCGCAATGGTCGCGCCCCGGCGATTTCTCCTACGGCCTTTACCTTTACGCGTGGCCCGTCCAGCAACTGACGGTGCAATGGTTCGGCCCTTCTCTTACCGTCGCGACTTTTTTTCTGCTCGCCTTTTTCGAGATTGCGCTCTTTGCCGTCTTCAGTTGGTTCGTGATTGAACGCCCGTTCCTCCGGTTGAAGTACGGCCGGAACGCACTCGCGCATCCTTCCGGCCCGGTGCTGACGAATTAA
- the infC gene encoding translation initiation factor IF-3, whose product MQPQIRVNGRIRAREVRVILGSTSEQLGVMKLSDALRKAQSLGLDLVEVAPTANPPVCKIVDFGKFRYDISKQEKDKRSSGTKLKEIKFRVNIDDHDYLTKIRHGEEFLDKGNKVRVQLQFRGREMAHQEFGMQLMEKVRDDLSGMSQVEMEPKIAGRNITMTLSPLPAARRKRRFTAHPDQSELQKQNGSGESA is encoded by the coding sequence CTGCAACCACAAATTCGTGTAAACGGTCGGATTCGCGCCCGCGAAGTGCGGGTCATTCTCGGGTCCACCAGCGAGCAACTCGGCGTCATGAAACTGTCGGACGCGTTGCGCAAAGCTCAGAGCCTCGGTCTCGATCTGGTCGAGGTTGCGCCCACAGCCAACCCGCCGGTTTGTAAAATCGTCGACTTCGGAAAATTCCGTTACGACATCTCGAAGCAGGAGAAGGACAAGAGGTCTTCGGGAACCAAGCTCAAGGAAATCAAATTCCGGGTAAACATCGACGACCACGATTACCTGACCAAGATCCGCCACGGCGAAGAGTTTCTCGACAAGGGGAACAAGGTCCGGGTCCAGCTTCAATTCCGCGGCCGCGAAATGGCGCATCAGGAATTTGGAATGCAATTGATGGAAAAGGTCCGCGACGACCTGTCCGGCATGTCGCAGGTCGAGATGGAGCCCAAGATCGCGGGACGAAACATCACCATGACTTTGTCCCCGCTGCCGGCAGCGCGGCGCAAACGGCGTTTCACCGCGCATCCCGATCAGTCCGAGCTCCAGAAACAAAACGGCAGCGGCGAAAGCGCCTAA
- a CDS encoding DsbA family protein, whose protein sequence is MKLRVTIYLDVISSWCFWAQPAWEELKKRYAGRVDFDWKIALMDASGFPKSIEQAEWFYRRSGMMMRSPFMLKPGWFEPDLQECLAPNLVAEAARDLGVTDDRVRMALAHATEREGQRTNDWELSAEIGAKAGGLDKAKLLERARSPEIEARARQSTAEFHALQVTQRPTFVVDSEIGDRAIFSGFAKLEPIASTIDAMLDDLDGYAAHAAHFGEPPPA, encoded by the coding sequence ATGAAACTACGAGTGACCATCTACCTCGACGTCATCTCCTCCTGGTGTTTTTGGGCGCAACCGGCCTGGGAGGAACTGAAGAAACGTTACGCGGGCCGAGTGGATTTCGACTGGAAGATTGCGTTGATGGATGCGTCCGGTTTCCCAAAGTCGATTGAGCAGGCGGAATGGTTCTACCGGCGCAGCGGAATGATGATGCGCTCGCCTTTCATGCTCAAGCCGGGATGGTTCGAGCCGGACCTCCAGGAATGCCTGGCGCCCAATCTCGTCGCCGAAGCTGCGCGCGACCTGGGGGTGACCGACGATCGCGTGCGCATGGCGCTCGCTCATGCGACCGAACGCGAAGGGCAACGCACGAACGACTGGGAACTTTCGGCGGAGATTGGCGCGAAGGCCGGTGGCCTCGACAAAGCGAAACTGCTGGAACGCGCTCGTTCGCCGGAGATCGAAGCGCGGGCGCGCCAGAGCACGGCGGAGTTTCACGCGCTTCAGGTTACGCAACGCCCAACGTTCGTCGTCGATAGCGAGATCGGCGACCGCGCCATCTTTTCCGGGTTCGCGAAGCTGGAGCCGATCGCGTCGACCATCGATGCGATGCTCGACGATCTGGACGGCTATGCGGCCCACGCGGCGCATTTCGGGGAGCCGCCGCCGGCGTGA
- a CDS encoding rhomboid family intramembrane serine protease, translating into MLDLNHILLFVSSISPLVLLGQTWRRGGLYRPWRLASFAVLLVNVVAWLMNPETAGFVGAGAWVALLVLPAIGLRKAAELASRQRFGPASRLSRSLRVLHPSAALREQAELFRAMTIAQQGDISSGVALLAPLRNNQTNVGRQAIAQSFRLRGEWASIVEWARKELAPAARQNDFALLPLYLRALGEIGERDELVLEFAALVAAANPVQLPAWSYHASLRMVLAFCGRMPALAKQRSFSGLPQDLREFWLGTAELTAGEIPAGNARLEKLRMATADQLLRAEIAQRMNSAGIIAPAPLSPQNRELVRRIEQSERPATSAFGSGTARPTIAVLVIIALNIALFIAELVMGGSTDPSTLHRLGALDPWSVRFQGEYWRLLTSLFLHYGPLHLVFNLVALFIIGPGLERTIGSIRFAVYYLFSGLGSGAGVLLLHFFQLIRPGPLVGASGCVMGVVGVWAGYLLRNRNDPMAGRRLKNILLIVAVQTAFDFSTPQVSMAAHLSGLATGVLLGLLVAPKRAR; encoded by the coding sequence ATGCTCGATCTCAATCACATCCTTCTTTTTGTTTCCTCCATTTCGCCGCTGGTCCTGCTGGGGCAAACCTGGCGGCGTGGTGGTTTATATCGCCCGTGGCGACTGGCCTCGTTTGCGGTGCTTTTGGTAAACGTCGTTGCCTGGTTGATGAATCCCGAGACGGCGGGATTTGTTGGCGCCGGGGCCTGGGTGGCGTTGCTGGTGCTCCCTGCCATCGGATTGCGAAAGGCCGCTGAGCTCGCCAGCCGGCAACGTTTCGGCCCGGCGTCGCGGTTGTCCCGCTCCCTGCGCGTTCTTCACCCCTCTGCCGCCCTGCGCGAGCAAGCAGAACTGTTTCGAGCGATGACCATCGCCCAACAGGGAGACATTTCGTCCGGGGTCGCTCTCCTCGCGCCGTTGCGGAACAATCAAACCAACGTCGGGCGCCAGGCCATCGCTCAATCCTTTCGCCTGCGTGGCGAGTGGGCCAGCATCGTCGAATGGGCGCGCAAGGAATTGGCTCCCGCCGCCCGACAGAATGATTTTGCGTTGCTTCCTCTTTATCTCCGCGCCCTCGGTGAGATCGGCGAGCGGGACGAGCTGGTTCTCGAGTTCGCCGCGCTTGTGGCGGCGGCGAATCCGGTGCAGTTACCGGCCTGGAGTTACCACGCCAGCCTGCGAATGGTGTTGGCCTTTTGCGGACGGATGCCCGCGCTCGCGAAGCAGCGCTCATTCTCCGGGCTTCCGCAGGATCTTCGAGAATTCTGGCTTGGGACCGCTGAATTAACCGCCGGCGAAATTCCAGCCGGGAACGCGCGCCTCGAGAAGTTGCGAATGGCGACAGCCGATCAATTGCTCCGGGCGGAGATCGCGCAACGCATGAACTCCGCAGGCATCATTGCCCCCGCACCGCTCTCCCCGCAGAATCGTGAGTTGGTCCGCCGCATCGAACAAAGCGAACGGCCCGCGACCAGCGCCTTCGGATCCGGAACCGCTCGGCCGACCATCGCCGTACTTGTCATTATCGCGCTGAATATCGCGCTATTTATCGCCGAGCTGGTGATGGGCGGCTCGACCGATCCCTCCACGCTGCATCGCCTCGGCGCGCTGGACCCCTGGTCGGTCCGGTTCCAAGGCGAATACTGGCGGCTCCTGACCTCCCTCTTTCTCCATTACGGTCCGCTCCATCTCGTCTTCAATCTCGTCGCGCTTTTTATTATTGGGCCGGGATTGGAACGGACCATCGGCTCGATTCGATTCGCCGTTTACTATTTGTTCTCCGGGCTCGGATCCGGTGCCGGCGTTCTGCTTCTGCATTTTTTCCAATTGATCCGGCCCGGACCGCTCGTGGGAGCGTCGGGTTGCGTCATGGGCGTGGTCGGGGTTTGGGCCGGCTATCTTTTGCGGAATCGAAACGACCCGATGGCGGGCCGGCGCCTGAAGAACATTCTCCTGATCGTCGCAGTCCAGACCGCCTTCGATTTCTCGACTCCGCAAGTCAGCATGGCTGCGCATTTGAGCGGGCTGGCGACGGGAGTGCTCCTGGGACTTCTGGTGGCGCCAAAGCGGGCGCGTTAG
- the glgP gene encoding alpha-glucan family phosphorylase: MPTYHTYNVIPTLPTALEPLREMVFNLWWTWEPSARRLFRHLDPELWDRTNHNPVRMLQLSRQARLIEVSQDKNFLRELKEVHDAYRAYLSRKDTYGKTGNGRVIERPVAYFSAEFGFHESIPNYSGGLGILSGDHCKSASDLDLNFVAIGLLYRHGYFKQVIDKEGVQHAVSLNQNFHHLPIREVRQGDNNLLISVRILDREVRAKVWQLHVGRVNLYLLDTDIAENNSEDRRITAELYGGDLEMRIRQEIVLGIGGVKALTALGIDAEVFHMNEGHSAFLALERIRLRVEQGLDFYSALQLVASANVFTTHTPVPAGNDAFPREMMKRYFGDFATQLGLPFDELLRFGQASVNPLDAFSMTVLALRASRHSNGVSKLHGEVSRGLWKDVWAGIPGHEVPITSITNGVHTKTWMAPEFSALYQKYLGDWEEHLTDTDFWRRVTDIPGAQLWETHQKLKLRLIEFVRDRVRLARERSGESPESIRNVNRILDPEILTIGFARRFATYKRGALLFSDQERLKRLLNDETRPVQFIFAGKSHPQDEGGKALIQQVYKFSRQHGFENRMVFVEDYDTYIARRLVQGVDLWLNNPLRPLEASGTSGMKLPPNGGLNLSVLDGWWCESFNGNNGWAIGAEIKGGTVDFQSEVDSSSLYQLLENQIIPLYYAKPDGKLPLAWLQLMRESIRSVTPVFNTHRMVKEYTERLYTPAAKAHQEFLRDNCVAATGLSQWKAKMRKDWPQVSILEVQVGNADRQNIQVGEALQISARVHLGAVSPDHVRVEAYHGEAENGGIKNPTVTVLDGSSRAEGEGNYNYRGSVPATDSGTYGFSVRVVPVHPHLMQPHELRLITWS; this comes from the coding sequence ATGCCGACCTACCACACGTATAATGTCATCCCCACATTGCCGACGGCGCTCGAGCCGTTGCGCGAGATGGTCTTCAATCTCTGGTGGACCTGGGAGCCCTCCGCGCGCCGCCTTTTCCGGCACCTCGACCCCGAACTTTGGGACCGAACCAACCACAATCCTGTTCGGATGCTTCAGCTTTCGCGGCAGGCCCGGCTGATCGAAGTATCGCAGGACAAGAATTTTTTGCGCGAATTGAAGGAGGTCCACGACGCCTATCGTGCCTATCTGTCGCGCAAGGATACCTACGGCAAGACCGGCAACGGCCGCGTGATCGAGAGACCGGTTGCTTATTTCTCGGCCGAGTTTGGTTTCCATGAATCGATCCCGAATTACTCCGGCGGCCTCGGCATTCTTTCCGGCGACCATTGCAAATCCGCGAGCGACCTCGACCTGAATTTCGTGGCGATCGGTCTGCTCTATCGCCACGGCTATTTCAAACAGGTGATCGACAAGGAAGGCGTCCAGCACGCGGTCAGCTTGAACCAGAATTTTCATCACCTGCCGATCCGCGAAGTGCGGCAGGGCGACAACAACCTGCTGATCTCGGTCCGGATCCTCGATCGCGAAGTGCGCGCCAAAGTCTGGCAACTCCACGTCGGTCGCGTGAATCTTTACCTGCTCGATACCGATATCGCCGAGAACAACTCCGAGGATAGGCGCATCACCGCGGAGCTTTACGGCGGCGATCTGGAAATGCGGATTCGGCAGGAGATCGTGCTCGGGATCGGCGGAGTGAAAGCGCTCACCGCACTGGGGATCGACGCCGAAGTCTTCCACATGAACGAAGGCCATTCGGCCTTCCTCGCGCTGGAGCGGATCCGGCTGCGCGTGGAGCAAGGCCTCGACTTTTATTCCGCGCTCCAACTGGTCGCGTCGGCGAACGTTTTCACAACTCACACGCCAGTGCCCGCCGGAAACGACGCCTTCCCGCGCGAGATGATGAAGCGTTATTTCGGCGATTTCGCGACGCAGCTCGGCCTGCCCTTCGATGAGCTTCTCCGCTTTGGCCAGGCCAGCGTGAATCCGCTCGATGCCTTCAGCATGACGGTGCTGGCCCTGCGCGCGAGCCGTCATTCAAACGGAGTCAGCAAACTCCACGGCGAAGTCAGCCGCGGACTCTGGAAAGATGTCTGGGCCGGCATTCCCGGGCATGAAGTTCCCATCACCAGCATCACCAACGGCGTCCACACCAAGACCTGGATGGCGCCCGAGTTCTCTGCTCTCTACCAAAAGTATCTGGGCGACTGGGAGGAACATCTCACCGACACCGATTTCTGGCGGCGCGTGACGGACATTCCCGGCGCGCAGCTTTGGGAGACGCACCAGAAATTGAAACTGCGCCTGATCGAGTTCGTCCGCGATCGAGTCCGCCTCGCGCGCGAGCGTTCCGGCGAATCCCCCGAATCGATCCGGAACGTCAATCGCATTCTCGATCCCGAGATTCTCACCATCGGATTCGCGCGCCGCTTCGCGACCTACAAACGCGGCGCGCTTCTCTTCAGCGACCAGGAGCGGCTGAAACGTTTGCTCAATGACGAGACGCGCCCGGTCCAATTCATCTTCGCGGGCAAATCCCATCCGCAGGATGAAGGCGGCAAGGCCCTCATTCAGCAGGTTTACAAATTCAGCCGGCAGCACGGGTTCGAAAACCGGATGGTTTTCGTGGAAGACTACGACACCTACATTGCGCGCCGGCTCGTCCAGGGCGTCGATCTGTGGCTGAACAATCCGCTCCGTCCGCTCGAAGCCAGCGGCACCAGCGGAATGAAACTGCCGCCCAACGGCGGATTGAATTTGAGCGTGCTCGACGGGTGGTGGTGCGAAAGCTTCAACGGCAACAACGGCTGGGCCATCGGCGCCGAAATCAAGGGCGGCACCGTCGATTTCCAAAGCGAAGTCGATTCGAGCAGCCTTTATCAGTTGCTCGAGAACCAGATCATTCCGCTGTATTACGCGAAGCCGGACGGGAAACTGCCGCTCGCCTGGTTGCAGTTAATGCGCGAATCGATCCGGAGCGTGACGCCGGTGTTCAACACTCACCGCATGGTGAAAGAATATACCGAGCGCCTGTATACCCCGGCCGCGAAAGCTCATCAGGAGTTTTTGCGGGATAATTGTGTGGCCGCCACCGGGCTCAGCCAGTGGAAAGCGAAGATGCGCAAGGATTGGCCGCAGGTCAGTATTCTCGAGGTCCAGGTCGGGAACGCCGACCGCCAGAACATCCAGGTGGGCGAAGCGCTCCAGATCTCTGCGCGCGTTCATCTCGGCGCGGTTAGTCCGGATCATGTCCGAGTCGAGGCTTATCACGGCGAAGCGGAAAACGGCGGGATCAAGAACCCGACGGTGACTGTTCTCGATGGCAGTTCGCGGGCGGAAGGAGAGGGCAATTACAATTATCGGGGTTCCGTTCCGGCGACGGACAGCGGGACCTACGGGTTCAGCGTGCGCGTCGTCCCGGTCCATCCGCACCTGATGCAACCGCACGAGCTGCGACTCATAACCTGGTCGTAG
- a CDS encoding DUF4019 domain-containing protein, giving the protein MFTRVIGSRCMRTIFFAFLMAVSSLCAGDSPPEKAAIAAAAEWLTLVDAGKSGESWQALAAAPRESMGQWKWKFGFSMAQREFGAFRDRKLRSTEFTTKSPGGRSGEFVLLQYDTTSTKKGKVVEKLTVMRDTDGQWRVASYTAE; this is encoded by the coding sequence ATGTTTACGCGCGTCATCGGCTCTCGTTGCATGAGAACCATCTTTTTCGCATTTCTGATGGCTGTCTCGAGTCTTTGCGCGGGGGATTCGCCTCCGGAGAAGGCGGCCATAGCGGCGGCCGCCGAGTGGTTGACGCTCGTGGACGCAGGTAAGAGTGGCGAGAGCTGGCAGGCATTGGCGGCAGCCCCTCGTGAGAGCATGGGACAATGGAAGTGGAAATTCGGTTTCAGTATGGCGCAACGCGAGTTTGGCGCGTTCCGCGACCGTAAACTGCGCTCGACGGAATTTACTACGAAGAGCCCGGGAGGACGTTCCGGCGAGTTTGTTCTTTTGCAGTACGACACCACATCCACCAAGAAGGGCAAAGTCGTGGAGAAACTGACTGTGATGCGCGACACAGACGGACAGTGGAGGGTAGCCAGCTACACAGCCGAGTGA
- a CDS encoding GNAT family protein: MNEGKSIRLEVSDGFCLSPIVRADKAAYLEHFADPEIVHNLLAIPFPYTEADADWWLDRCEQSVDSSTTNFALREPSGYLIGAIGMVGELSADAHSAEFGYWLAQSYRGLGLMPRVIRTFSDYAFQQLRIHRLFATPFSPNVPSHRTLEKAGFQREGLLRHHHFKQGVYLDAIIYARISESKATA, translated from the coding sequence GTGAACGAAGGCAAAAGCATCCGTCTCGAAGTCAGCGATGGTTTCTGCCTCAGTCCCATCGTGCGAGCCGACAAGGCCGCTTACTTGGAGCATTTCGCCGACCCTGAGATTGTCCACAACCTGTTGGCCATACCGTTCCCCTACACGGAGGCGGACGCCGACTGGTGGCTCGACCGCTGCGAGCAATCCGTCGACTCTTCAACCACGAATTTCGCTCTCCGTGAGCCATCAGGCTACCTAATCGGTGCCATCGGCATGGTCGGAGAGCTGTCGGCAGATGCTCATAGTGCAGAGTTCGGTTACTGGTTGGCGCAGTCTTATCGCGGGCTCGGCCTGATGCCCCGCGTCATCCGCACATTCAGCGACTACGCATTTCAACAGCTCCGAATTCATCGGCTTTTTGCTACGCCTTTCTCCCCGAACGTTCCTTCGCACCGCACCCTGGAGAAGGCAGGCTTTCAGCGCGAAGGTCTGCTCAGACATCACCATTTCAAGCAAGGCGTTTACCTCGACGCCATTATTTATGCACGCATTTCTGAATCAAAGGCAACCGCCTAA